Proteins encoded together in one Chryseobacterium taklimakanense window:
- the gcvH gene encoding glycine cleavage system protein GcvH, whose protein sequence is MNTPSELKYTKDHEWVKIDGNIATIGITDFAQGELGDIVFVDVDSVDDDLSAGDVFGSVEAVKTVSDLYLPVTGTVTEFNSALEDQPELLNSDPYGEGWIIKVQIADDADLSELLSAEEYQATLG, encoded by the coding sequence ATGAATACACCTTCAGAACTTAAGTACACCAAAGACCACGAATGGGTTAAAATCGACGGAAATATTGCAACCATCGGTATTACAGATTTTGCACAGGGCGAACTTGGCGATATCGTATTTGTGGATGTAGATTCCGTAGATGATGATTTATCAGCAGGCGATGTTTTCGGAAGCGTGGAAGCGGTGAAAACCGTTTCAGACCTTTACTTACCTGTAACCGGAACTGTAACCGAATTCAACTCAGCTTTAGAAGACCAGCCCGAGTTGCTTAATTCAGACCCGTATGGCGAGGGATGGATAATCAAAGTACAGATTGCGGACGATGCAGATCTGTCCGAGTTGCTTTCTGCCGAAGAATATCAGGCAACCCTTGGATAA
- a CDS encoding VanZ family protein has product MLLKPGVENHEYWFMFSGIDKVLHISIFILLGFSFMAAFPKIRFAAFIQIMLIYAILTEILQDEMHMGRSLETLDLLADTLGVLLGYWFFKKIKTLPF; this is encoded by the coding sequence ATGCTTCTGAAGCCAGGCGTCGAAAACCACGAATACTGGTTCATGTTCTCCGGTATCGACAAAGTTCTGCATATCTCAATCTTCATATTGCTTGGGTTTTCGTTTATGGCGGCATTTCCCAAAATCCGCTTCGCTGCCTTTATCCAGATCATGCTCATTTACGCAATCCTTACAGAAATCCTTCAGGACGAGATGCACATGGGCCGCTCGTTAGAAACCCTCGATCTTCTCGCCGATACCCTGGGCGTACTTCTGGGATATTGGTTTTTCAAAAAGATTAAAACACTGCCATTCTAA